The Arachis hypogaea cultivar Tifrunner chromosome 14, arahy.Tifrunner.gnm2.J5K5, whole genome shotgun sequence genome has a segment encoding these proteins:
- the LOC112743688 gene encoding adenylosuccinate synthetase 2, chloroplastic — MNISHLTLDSHTLFNPQRPSFSFLRCTSRNVVVCSSKSVAPPSLPPKLATAQSSDGRIGSLSQVSGVLGCQWGDEGKGKLVDILAQHFEVVARCQGGANAGHTIYNAEGKKFALHLVPSGILNEDTLCVIGNGVVVHLPGLFKEIDGLESSGVSCQGRILISDRAHLLFDFHQEVDGLREAELAKSFIGTTKRGIGPCYASKANRNGIRVSDLRHMDTFPQKLDLLLSDAASRFKDFKYGPEMLKEEVEKYKRYAERLEPFIADTVHVMNDAITQKKKILVEGGQATMLDIDFGTYPFVTSSSPSAGGICTGLGIAPRVVGDLIGVVKAYTTRVGSGPFPTEILGPGGDLLRFAGQEFGTTTGRPRRCGWLDVVALKYSCQINGFSSLNLTKLDVLSDLDEIKLGVSYKHADGTPVKSFPSDLRLLEQLEVEYETLPGWKSDISKIRKYSDLPKVAQQYVERIEELVGVPIHYIGVGPGRDALIFK, encoded by the exons ATGAACATCTCACACCTTACACTGGATTCCCACACGCTCTTCAACCCTCAACGCCCTTCATTCTCCTTTCTCCGTTGCACATCTCGAAACGTCGTCGTATGCTCATCCAAGTCCGTAGCCCCTCCTTCTCTTCCGCCCAAGCTCGCCACCGCCCAATCCTCCGACGGTCGAATCGGGTCTCTCAGTCAGGTCTCTGGCGTCTTGGGTTGCCAATGGGGCGATGAGGGCAAAGGCAAACTCGTCGACATCTTAGCTCAACACTTCGAGGTCGTTGCCCGTTGTCAG GGTGGAGCTAATGCTGGGCATACCATTTACAATGCAGAAGGAAAGAAGTTTGCTCTTCATCTTGTTCCTTCTGGTATTCTTAACGAGGATACCCTTTGTGTTATTGGGAATGGAGTTGTGGTGCATCTTCCGGGGCTCTTTAAGGAAATTGATGGCCTTGAATCGAGTGGGGTCTCTTGCCAGGGGAGGATTTTGATATCTGATCGTGCTCACTTGTTGTTTGATTTCCACCAAGAAGTTGATGGGTTAAGGGAAGCCGAACTTGCTAAATCTTTCATTGGCACGACCAAGAGAGGCATTGGGCCATGCTACGCTAGCAAGGCTAACCGTAATGGTATTAGGGTAAGTGATTTGAGGCACATGGATACTTTCCCGCAGAAACTTGATCTTTTGTTATCAGATGCAGCATCAAGGTTCAAAGATTTTAAATATGGTCCAGAAATGCTcaaggaagaagtagaaaagtacaagagatatGCTGAGAGGCTGGAACCATTTATTGCAGATACTGTGCATGTCATGAATGATGCTATAACACAAAAGAAGAAGATTTTGGTTGAAGGAGGTCAAGCAACCATGTTGGACATTGATTTTGGAACTTATCCATTTGTTACTTCGTCTAGCCCGTCAGCCGGTGGGATATGCACTGGTCTTGGTATTGCTCCAAGAGTTGTTGGTGACTTAATAGGAGTG GTGAAAGCGTACACTACAAGAGTTGGTTCTGGTCCCTTTCCAACAGAAATTTTGGGTCCAGGGGGTGATCTCCTTAGATTTGCTGGGCAAGAGTTTGGTACAACTACTGGTCGTCCTCGACGATGTGGTTGGCTTGATGTAGTTGCGCTGAAATACTCCTGCCAGATCAATGGTTTTTCATCATTGAATCTCACTAAGCTAGATGTTTTATCAGATCTTGATGAGATAAAGTTAGGAGTCTCTTATAAACATGCTGATGGTACACCAGTCAAATCATTCCCTTCAGATCTCCGTCTTCTTGAGCAATTGGAG GTGGAATATGAAACACTTCCTGGATGGAAATCTGACATCTCTAAGATCAGAAAATATTCTGACCTTCCGAAGGTTGCCCAGCAGTATGTGGAAAGGATAGAAGAACTTGTTGGTGTCCCCATTCACTACATTGGTGTTGGGCCAGGACGCGACGCCCTCATATTCAAGTGA